A genomic window from Periophthalmus magnuspinnatus isolate fPerMag1 chromosome 16, fPerMag1.2.pri, whole genome shotgun sequence includes:
- the taf12 gene encoding transcription initiation factor TFIID subunit 12 — protein MANSTTPALKVLTAAGPAGRSSPEGSQVLSKKKLQDLVREIDPNEQLDEDVEEMLLQIADDFIESVVTAACQLARHRKSNTLEVKDVQLHLERQWNMWIPGYGSDEIRPFKKACTTEAHKQRMALIRKTTKK, from the exons ATGGCGAATAGCACGACTCCAGCTCTTAAGGTTTTGACAGCCGCTGGTCCTGCTGGAAGAAGTAGCCCAGAAGGGTCCCAA GTTCTCTCTAAAAAGAAATTACAAGACCTGGTCAGAGAGATTGATCCAAATGAGCAGCTGGATGAAGATGTGGAGGAG ATGCTGCTGCAAATTGCTGATGACTTTATTGAAAGTGTAGTGACAGCTGCCTGTCAATTGGCACGCCATCGCAAATCCAACACTTTGGAGGTGAAAGATGTTCAGTTACATCTAG AGCGCCAATGGAACATGTGGATTCCTGGTTATGGATCAGATGAGATTCGACCATTTAAGAAAGCTTGCACCACAGAGGCACATAAACAG aGGATGGCACTGATCCGCAAGACAACCAAAAAGTAG